The Natronosalvus caseinilyticus genome includes a region encoding these proteins:
- a CDS encoding mechanosensitive ion channel family protein: protein MTLILGQTNPTQRMDELVQLPGGNWLLVIGVLVVAWYGSKLLTRFIRPNVTRHFRRRSVTDIVLRLLRAGAMVAAVLFALGMLGVEVTGLFLSVTVLSALLAVILAPIATDFVAGFLILVNRPYEINDMIEIVDEENRGYVEDITLRYTRILTLDNTFLVIPNSTIYDRDVKNYSASDERTRVSIEFTVTYEGDLEEAQRLLERATERINGVISGGPAIRLGGTRYPAEPRAFITEFGDHGVHIDLRFWVEKPYLPIEMRSKVHESVWEELDDANVEMAYPHTHLMFDETSGRARIAVERSQNTEAGLPSSEQGTAD, encoded by the coding sequence ATGACCTTGATACTCGGTCAAACCAATCCAACCCAGCGGATGGATGAACTTGTGCAACTTCCGGGTGGCAACTGGCTCCTTGTAATAGGTGTACTTGTGGTCGCATGGTATGGTTCCAAACTCCTCACACGGTTTATCCGACCAAATGTCACTCGACACTTCCGACGACGAAGTGTCACAGATATCGTTCTTCGACTTCTTCGCGCGGGAGCGATGGTCGCTGCCGTTCTTTTCGCTTTGGGGATGCTCGGCGTCGAGGTTACTGGTCTCTTCCTCTCTGTCACTGTCCTCTCCGCCCTTCTGGCAGTCATTTTAGCGCCTATCGCCACTGATTTTGTCGCCGGATTTCTGATTTTGGTCAATCGACCTTACGAGATCAACGATATGATTGAGATTGTAGACGAGGAGAACCGAGGCTATGTCGAAGACATTACACTCCGATATACGAGAATCTTAACGTTAGATAATACGTTCCTAGTCATTCCAAATTCAACAATCTACGACCGTGATGTGAAAAATTACTCCGCAAGTGATGAGCGAACGCGGGTTTCGATTGAATTCACGGTGACATATGAAGGAGATCTCGAAGAAGCGCAGCGACTCCTGGAGCGAGCTACTGAACGCATAAACGGTGTGATTAGCGGAGGGCCTGCGATTCGACTCGGTGGAACGAGATATCCCGCTGAACCTAGGGCGTTCATTACCGAATTCGGTGATCATGGAGTGCATATTGATCTTCGATTCTGGGTTGAAAAGCCGTATCTCCCTATCGAGATGCGATCAAAGGTTCACGAGAGTGTCTGGGAAGAACTTGATGATGCTAATGTCGAGATGGCGTATCCACACACTCATCTGATGTTTGACGAAACGAGTGGACGTGCACGCATCGCTGTCGAGCGGTCACAGAATACCGAGGCTGGGTTGCCCTCATCAGAACAAGGCACAGCTGATTAA